The genomic interval GTATTATATGAAAAAAAAGCTTGCGGTTATTGCGCTAGGCGGCAATGCGCTTCTTCGTGGAAATGAAATTGGTACAATTGACGAACAAGAAAAAAATACTTTCGATACTTGTAAACAATTAGTTGGATTGATAAAAAATGATTATAATTTGATTATAACACATGGGAACGGACCGCAAGTTGGAAACATACTTTTACGAAATGAAGCAGGTTATGAAAAGTATAAAATTCCTCAAATGCCTATGGATATATGCGTAGCGGATTCCCAAGGCGGCATTGGCTACATGATAGAGCGCCAGTTAAGAAATGTTTTTAACGAGGAAAAAATTAAGAAAAATGTTGTAACTCTAGTAACGCAAGTTCTAGTAGATAAGAATGATCCGGCATTTGAAAATCCTACAAAACCGGTCGGGCCATTTTATCTAAAAGAAGAAGCGGATTTACTTGCTAAAAAAAACAATTGGATATTTAAGAAGGATTCGAGGAATCGGGGATGGCGAAAAGTCGTAGCATCTCCGGTTCCCTTAAAGATAATGAATCAAGAAGTTATAAGATCTATTGCAAATAAAGGTACAATTGTAATTGCCGTTGGCGGGGGCGGAGTGCCAGTTTATAAACATGATAACGGATACTTGGAAGCCATTGAAGCTGTAATTGATAAAGATCTGGCATCCTCTGTTCTTGCAAAAGAAATTGGCGCTGATAAATTTTACATTGTTACCGACGTTCCTAAAGTATATATAAACTTCAACAAAAAAGATCAAAAAGAACTCGGTAAAATTAAAGTGGGCGAAATTAAAAAATATCTCGATACTGGTGAATTTGGTTCAGGCAGCATGGAGCCAAAGATAAAAGCAGCTATAAATTTTTGCGTATCAACAAATAATGAAAGTATTATTACAAACGAAGAAAGCCTGCCTATTCCAGAATGCGGAACTCGTATATCATTATAGTAGTTACTTTATGTAATTTAAAAATAAAAAGATAAAAAGCTCTTTTCCTATTTGATTTTATCCTTTTTTTGCTATTTTTCATTCCCAATATAATTCACACTTCTTAAAAATATTACATAATTAACTATCATTATTAACTACTCTAAAGGTGCAGTATTGAAAAATAACACATCTAACGATATTATACTTGGTATGCAAATGCTCTTTGTGGCGTTTGGCGCTCTTGTACTTGTTCCTTTATTAACAGGAATGGACCCTTCTTTAGCTTTGTTTACAGCTGGAGGAGGAACATTAATATTTCAGTTTATTACTCAACGAAAAGTTCCTATTTTTTTGGCAAGCTCATTTGCGTTTATTGCTCCTATTCAAATTGGAATTAAAGAATTTGGACTTGGTGCAACTTTGGGCGGATTAGCAAGTGCCGGATTAATTTATGTTGTTCTTTCATTATTGGTGAAAGCAAAAGGAGTTCAAGTTATTGAAAAATATTTACCTCCCATAGTTACCGGACCGGTTATAATGATAATTGGTTTAAATTTAGCTCCTGTAGCTGTTGGAATGACAAAGAATTTTGATGGAAGTACAAATTTAGATTCGACCGCTATAATAGTCGCATTGTTTTCATTATTTGTGACGATTTTTGTTGTACTTAAAGGAAAAGGGATCTTTAAGTTAATTCCTATTATTAGCGGAATTGCCGGAGGATATTTACTATCAATAATATTGGGCAAAGTAAATTTTCAGCCAATAACCGACGCAAAATGGTTTATGATTCCGTGGATAGAAGCCATAAACGCTGGAACATATGAATTTCCTATTCTAAATATCTCCGCAATTTTATTTATTCTTCCGGTCGCTATAGCTCCGGCAATTGAACACGTCGGCGATATTATGGCAATTTCAGAAATCTCAAATAAAGATTTTCTTGAAGATCCCGGTTTGCACAGAACACTACTTGGTGACGGCGTTGCTACAATTTTTGCTTCAGTTTTGGGCGGTCCGCCAAATACAACTTATTCGGAAGTTACCGGAGCAGTTGCGCTTATAAAAAGATTTGAAACTAAACTAATGACAATAGCGGCAATATTTGCAATATCTTTGGCGTTTTTTGGAAAGTTAGGCGGAGTATTAAAAACAATTCCTATTCCCGTTATGGGCGGAATTTTAGTCCTTTTATTTGGAATGATCGCGGCTATTGGAATTGGAACTTTAGTTAAAAATAAAATTGATATGTCAAACTCAAGAAACTTGGTTATTGTTGCCATAATTCTTGTTTTTGGAATAGGGGACATGTCATTAGGAGTTGGAAATTTTCAACTTGCCGGTATTGGTTTGGCAGGAATTATTGGCGTTTTACTAAATATTATTTTACCAAAAAACAATTAATATCAGGAGTATTACATGAAGAAATTTACATTCTCAATTTTACTTTTTATTGCGTCTTCAATTTTTGCGCAGAACATTCAGCTTCATTATGATTTTGGAAAAGATAGAAAATACTTTACCTCAACAATAGAGATGTTTAAACCCGATGAATACGGCTCCACATTCTTCTTTATTGATTTTGATTATAACGCGTCCGGAAATAATTCAATTGCTTTAGCATATTTTGAAATTGCCAGATATCTTACAATTCCCGGAACAGGAGGATTAGCAGGAACTATCCAATATAATGATGGAACAGCTCCCTGGGGACCGCTAGGTCACATTGTTCTTGCCGGCGCAAGTTATCCTATAAATTTAGGGTTTGTTACTTTAAATACCGATCTGCTTTTAAGAAAAGATTATTTATCCGAAGGTATGGACTATCAATTAACAACAGTTTGGTTTAAACCATTTTTTGAAGGCAAACTTATTTTTACCGGATTTTTAGATTTATGGAGCGGAGATTATTGGTATACCGACGGTAAAGAGTTGGTTTTATTGACTGAACCTCAACTTTGGTTTAATGTTGACTCGCACTTTGCTGTTGGAGGTGAAGTTGAAATTAGTAATAACTTTATTCCTTTAAAAGATAAAATACAAATTAACCCAACATTAGCCGTAAAATGGAATTTCTAACTAAATTAACAGGTAGAATAAAATGAACGAATTTTTAAATTTCTCAAAATATAATACAAGTTTAAAAACCGAAATACTCGCGGGAATTACTACTTTTTTGGCAACTATGTATATTATTGTTGTTAATCCGGCAATTATTTCAGCTACCGGAATGCCTTTCAGCGGTGTATTAACGGCTACTGTTTTAGTTTCAGCATTCAGCAGTATAATGATGGGTATTTATGCAAACAACCCGATTGTTTTAGCTCCCGGAATGGGATTAAACGCTTTTTTTACTTTTTCCGTTGTCTTGGGAATGGGCGTTAAATGGGAAGTTGCGCTTGGCGCCGTTTTTTGGTCGGGAATAGTTTTTATAATTTTATCTGTACTAAAAGTCCGTGAATTGATAGTTAAAGCAATTCCAAAACAAATAAGATACGCAATCGCAGCCGGAATTGGATTATTCATTACATTCATTGGTTTTGTTAATGCCAAATTTATTGTTGATAATCCAGCTACTTTGGTTTCAATTACGAAATTAAATCCCATAATTGTTACATTTTTAATTGGGTTATTTATTACTTCAATAATGATAATTAAAAATGTTAAGGGTGCTTTAATAATTGGAATTATCATTACAACAATTTTATCTATACCAATTGGTAGATTTTACGGAGATGCCTCAGCTATAAATTATGGTGTTCCTACTTTAGTTACATGGAAAGGATTAATGGCAATGCCTGATTTCAGTTTGATACTAAAACTAGATTTTGTAAACTCGCTTCAGTTTGCGTTGTTTCCGGTAATTTTTGCATTTTTATTTACAGATATGTTTGATTCAATTTCTACATTTATTGGTGTTGCCGAAGCTGCAAATATTACAGATGCAGACGGTGAACCGAGAAATATAAAAAAATCTTTACTTGTTGACGCTGTTTCAACTACAATTTCTGGTTTATTCGGAACAAGTTCAGGTACAAGTTATATTGAATCTGCCGCTGGAGTTGAACAAGGAGGAAGAACCGGAATGACAGCTGTTGTTGCTGGATTATTGTTTTTACCTTTTATATTTTTTTCACCGCTTCTATCCGTTGTTCCATCAATTGCAACTTCACCGGCTTTGATTTTGGTCGGAGTTTTTATGATGAAACCTGTTCTAAAGATCAATTGGTCAAAATTTGATGACGCGATTCCCGCGTTCCTCGGTATGATATTAATTCCTTTAACATATTCAATTACACAAGGAATTATTTGGAGCTTTATTTCATGGACGATAATTAAAATTGCGATCGGTAAAAGAGAAGAAGTATCAATTATGCTTATAGTTATTGATATTTTTGCCATTCTTGCTTTAGTAATTTAATCTTAATCTGTTTTAATTTTTAATCCTTCGAGGTTTATAGAATAATTTATAAATCTCGAAGGTATTGAGTTAAAAATTAAAAATTATACACCAAAACAAACTCATCCAACCAAATATTATCTCATTCACTTTACATCTAATTTAAGCCAATTCTAAAAACAAATCAATCAAGTTTTTATCAAACTAATATAGAATTGAAATAATATTAATTTGTTATTCTAAGAATCATTTATTCCAATTTTATATCTCTGCAATTTGTGCTTTTTTTGTATGATATTTTACTTCTAAAACGAATACAATTAAATAATACTCGAAGTCTATTTAGAGTAATCTTTTATATAAAAAACTTAAAATAATTATTGACTATTATAGAAGTTAATACTTAGTTACAATAAGTGATTTTTCCTACTCCGAGAGAGTAAGAAAATAAGATTGCTGAATCATAAGATAATTCAACCAACCTCAAAGTACTTCTCTCCCGAAGAATAAATAATAAAATTTTTTCAATTAAATCATAATTCAATGATATGAGAGTCGAAATGAAAAATTTATTTTATGTATTTATGTTTACTTGTTATTGTATACCAAGTATAAGTTTATTTTCTCAAATAGAATATTTCCCTAATGATTTAGTACTCGAAAATGACACTCTTTGGTTAACTTGCGGAAGAACTTCATCCGGATCTCAAGGTTTGGTTAAATTTAATACGAATAATGAAAATTTTGAAATTGTGAACGGAGATTATCCTAAGAATACTGGAAATATAATAATAGATAATGATGCGAATAAGTGGATTGGAACGAATGAAGGTTTAATGAAATTCAAAGGTAAAAATTGGGAAATCTATAATATAGAAAATTCCAATTTACCTGGAAATTATTTCCAGGAATCACAATTTGTTGTGAACAATAATGATATTTGGATCACATCAAATCGTGGATTTACATTAATTCAAGATACATCTTATTTAGGCAGCACGCTAAACGGTCTGATAAAATTCGACGGTAAGAAATTTACTTTTTTTAATATGGAAAATTCAGGATTACCTTCGAATAGAATTTATTCTATTGCAAAAGATAGTTTGGGAAATATTTGGATAGGAACAAATAACGGAATAGTTTCTTATGATGGGAATGATTGGACAGTATACAATATTAACAATTCACCATTATTATATAATAGTTCTGGGGCAATTGGTGTAGATAATTATGGTATAATATGGATTGGACAAGGAAATGCTGTAATAAGTTTTGATGGTAGTAATTTTACCACGTACAAAATTGATGAACCTACAAATTTTTCTTATGGAATAGATAAGATCGTTTTTGACAGTAAAAACTGTTTATGGGCTGCGTGTGATGATGGTGTTGGATTATTAAAATTCGACGGAATCAAATGGACTATTTATAATAAGGATAATTCAAATTATAACTTTGATGTACTACATTCCATATGTGTTGGTAAAAATGATATTCTATGGTTAGGCGGATTTACTTTATTTAAATTTGATGGAACTGATTTTACAACATTGCCAGAATTTGACATTAGTAAAGGACTAATTGCTAACTATTCTTTTGTAAAATGTGGAATGGATATTAGCGGCAACGAGCTTGATGGGACATTATTCGGTGGCATAACCTGGGTTAATGATAGAGCTGGTGGTTATTATTCTGCAGTAAAATTTAACGGAATTGATAGTAGAATAGAAGTTCCACATAATGAAGACTTTAATTTGAGTGAAAATGATACTCTTTCAATTAGTCTTTGGTTTACCATATCAAATAAGAGTGGAGGACTATTATTTAAAGGAAATAATATAACAAACTATGGCATTACAAATAATTCTGATGGTAAAATTTCTGCAAATATTAGTTCTAATAGTTCCAATAATTGGATAAGTGCAACTAGCACTAAATCATTAACATTTACTTATTGGCATCATTTAGTAGCAATATATACACAGACCAAAATCATGCTTTATGTAGATGGGCAGTTCGATAATCAAATTACTTTTCCCAAGACGCCAATAATCAATTCTGATCCATTATTTTTTGGAGTTGAAGCAAGCGGAAAAGCGGAATACTTTAATGGAAAATTAGATGATATTAGGATTTATAAAAGATATTTAAATCCAAACGATGTTTTTGCTCTATTTAACGAAAGATCAAATGAGTCTATTTCAATAATATCACCTAAAGATGGTGATAAAATAATCATAGGAAGTATACCAACAATTAAATTTATTCCTTTAACAAACAAAGGCAATATAAATATTGATTATTCAATTGATGAGGGCGCTAATTGGATTAACATAGTTGAAAACATACCAAATATTGGGAAATATGAAAGCTGGTATGTCCCTAATACACCATCATATAATTGTAAAATTAGAATAAGTGCCCCAAAGTATGGTCAGTATATAATTAGCGATGGCTCTTTCTCAATAGTTAATATGAATGAAAATGATGGGTTAATTGCATATTATCCATTAAACAAAAATACAAAAGATGAAAGTGGGAATGAGCACAATGGAACAATTTTTGGCAATTTTGAATGGATAAGTGATAGATTTAATAATTTAAATTCAGCTATTCATTTTAATGGAATAGATTGTAGGATAGAAGTTCCCCATTTTGATGAACTTAATTTAAAGCAGAACAATACATTGTCGTATAGTTTTTGGTTCTCGATTGATAATCATATCCAATATGCAGGATTTATTTGTAAAGGTGATACAATTTCAAATTATTGTATCTCTGATAATGTACACGGCAGAATCGCTGCTAATCTTAATCATTATAGTACAGATAAAACACAAACAATAATTACTTCGAAATCAATTCCATTAAATGAATGGCATCATTTAGTTGCAACTTATACACCTACAAAAATTTTACTTTATTTGGATGGAAAGTTAGATAATCAAATTAGTATAACTAATACAAGGATGATCAATTCAGATCCTTTATATTTTGGTGTTGATGCAGATGGAGAATTAGAATATCTCAAAGGATCGTTAGATGATGTACGCATATATAATAGAATCTTAGGCGAAAATGAAATATTAAAATTATATAATGAAAAAATAAGTACTTCAAAAAATATTACATATAAAATAATATTTCCAAATTGCGATAACTCGCAAACTCACCTTATAATTGAAGAAGGAAATTTCTCTGAGGGCCAAACTATGAAGTTTCCTGAATATAATATTCCGAATCAATATTCAGCTTTCCAACCTTATTATAACTCTTTAATTAATGCTGAGTTATTTTTCCCTAAAGGAAGTCTAAATGAAAATATTAAAATAGAATTTATGCTGAAGGGAATGTGTGAAAATGGATTAATAGATAGTCCAAAAACTGAAGAAATAGTTGAAGTATTATATCTAAGTTTTACTGTTATTGGAGATTCGTCCGGATCCCACAATCCTCTTGAATATTATTATTTTAATAAAAACAAAGAAGGATATCTTAAAATACCGAGAAGTAATATTGATTCTTTGATGGAACTATTAAATTATAATATAGATTTATTATTCCCATTTTTCGCAGAAAATGGATTAGAACCGGATTTTGAAGGGATAAGAAAAGTAGTTGATGAAAATTACTACACAATATATTTCAAACACTTATCAGAAATAAAATTAGGAGTAATAAGTTCACCGACGAGTATAAAAAATATAACAAACTCAATTCCCACTGAATATAAGTTAGATCAGAATTACCCCAATCCTTTTAATCCAACAACCAAAATCACATATCAGTTGCCGGAAAAAAGTATTGTTACATTAAAAGTCTATGATATATTAGGAAAAAAAATTGTCGAATTAGTAAATGAAACTCGAGAGGCCGGTAATCATGAAGTTATATTTGATGCAAGTAATTTAAGCAGCGGTATTTATTATTATCAAATCAAAGCAGGTGACTTTATACAATCAAAAAAAATGCTTTTAATAAAATAATCTGATCTAAATATTTGATCTATCTTAGCCCTTCCCGCAAAGAAGGGCTTTTTCTTTTTAAGCCAGATATTAGATAAATCCCAACAATTAACTAAACTAAATGGGGCATCTGTATGTATACATCAGTTCTATCTGAGGAGATAAATTGACAGCATTTATAAATGCAGTAGTTGGACAATGTCTAAATAAAAAATCTCATAATTCAGGAAGGAAAAATTAAAGAAGGAAACAAATTCATGAAAATTAGAAAGCCCAATGTAAGTACACTAGACTTTTTAATCGCGGAGAGGGTGGGATTCGAACCCACGGTACAGTTTCCCGTACACACACTTTCCAGGCGTGCCAGATCAGCCACTCCTGCACCTCTCCATTTTGAGTCTGTAAATATATTAATCTTAACCCTAATTTAAAAATAAATATCTAAAAAAATTATATTCTTTTGTAAATTTGTAATGTAAAATTGGAAAGATGGCAGAGCGGTTGAATGCGGCGGTCTCGAAAACCGTTGTCCGCAGTTATGCGGACCGAGGGTTCGAATCCCTCTCTTTCCGCATCTATTTTTGTTTTTCTTTTTCTTCAATTTCTGCATTATTATCATTTCTTAAGAAAGGAAATATCATGTCTTTAACTCAAAAAAGATGTCTTCCATGCGAAGGTTTTTCAAAACCATTTGATCAAATAGAGGAAGAAAATTACATTAAACATATTGATGGATGGACTTTAAATTGTAAAGGTGAACACAGAATTATAAAAAAATACAATTTTGCGGATTTTGTAAACGCTGTGGCATTTGTAAATAAAATTGCGGATTTAGCCGAAAATGAAGGGCATCATCCAAATATTCTGATAAAATATAATTTGGTGGAAATTGAACTTTATACACACGCAATAGGCGGATTGAGTAAAAATGATTTTATTCTTGCTGCAAAAATTGATGGATTATTAAAATAAAAGCCGCAAAATATGCGGCTCTTTATAAAATTTATTAAGAAGTAGTTTCCGATTTTAATAAAACGCCGTTTATTGCTTCAATTAAGGACGGTTTTGGTAAAGCACCCTGCGCCATTTGAGGTCTTTCATTTTTTGGGCAAAATAATAATGAAGGAATGCTTCTAATTCCAAATACAGCAGCAAGTTCCTGCTCTGCTTCTGTATCAACTTTATATATATTTATTTGTCCGGCATATTCATTGCTTAATTCTTCCAAAATTGGAGCAACCATTTTACACGGTCCGCACCAATCTGCGTAAAAATCTATAATACACGGAAGTTCACCGGCATAATTCCATTCTTTATTTTGTTCGTAATTGAAAACTTTATCTAAAAAAGTCTGTTTTGTTAAATGCTCAGTCATATTTCTCCTTATTTTTGAGGGTTAGATGTCACAATTCTTAAAAGGATTCAGTAAAATTTAATTTTATACCAAAATATGTTGTTGTTTTTTTTATTATTATTTTGAAGAATTACAATTCAAAATTTTAATTATCGCACAATATGCATTTCATTAAAAAAATAAGTTTTCATATATCTTTTTTTTTGTTGATGCTTCATATAAACATCGCAGGTCAATCTAATTCCATTATTTCAAGCGATCTTAAATTTGTAAAAATTGGCGTTGAAGAAGGTTTATCTCAATCAACTGTACTTTCTATACTGCAGGATAAACGAGGATATTTATGGTTTGGAACAGGTAACGGACTTAACAGATATGATGGTTATGAATTTGTAGTTTATAATAATCTGACAGATGTTACAACCTCAATCTCCGATAACGAAATTACGTCTTTATTTGAAGATGAAAATGGAAATTTATGGATTGGAACCTCAAAAGGAATTTTAAATAAATTTAATTATAAAACTGAAACATTTGAACATTTTGACATTGCAAATACAAGTGATTGGTATTTGCTCGATGAAGAGAAATTTGTAAATGTTCCCTTAACTCTTTCAAGAAACCAGCTGAGTTCCATAACTTCAATAGATCAAGATAAAATTGGAAATTTATGGATTGGAACATGGGGGAAAGGATTAATTAAATTCAATCCCAAAACACATCAAAAAAAATATTTCTATCATTTTAAAAATAAAATCAACTCTTTAAGTTCTAATAAAATTGTAAAAGTTTTTATTGATTCTGAAAATATAATTTGGATTGGAACTTTCGGCGGCGGAATTAATAAGATTACAGTCAAAAATGATTCACTTATAAAAATTTACAATAAAAATATTTATCCATTCAATATTCTTAGAATAGGCGATAAAATTACGTGGATAAATGAAGATAAAGATCAAAATTTAATTATCAGCGAATATAATTACGGTATTGTAAAAGTTGAACGGTCGACTAAAAAGCTTAATCCCAATCACTGGAAAATTTCACCTATTGATCTTGGATTAAATGAAAAATTGTATCCGTTAAATATTATGACGTTCGAGGGCGACAAAAACGAAAATTTATGGATCGGAACTTACGGACATGGATTAATAAAATATAACTCAACTACGAAAACTTCCAATCAGTATCTTGCGGGAAAAGATAAAAATTCTTTGAGTGAAAATGAAATTCAATCAATTTATTTAGATAAATCTGGCATTGTGTGGATAGGTACTCAGCTTGGAAAGGGAATAAATAAAGTGGAATTGAGCAAAAATAATTTTATGACAATTCCCGTTTTATCCGTGCCCAACAAATCACTTAATGACAATATTATTTGGACGATTTTTGAAAGCACAAAAAATGATATTTGGATTGGCACTTACAGAGGCGGAATAAATAAAATAAATTATAGAACCAATGAATTTGAATATTACGGAAAAGATAAAATTGGTGATTCACATATAAGAACTATAATTGAAGATTTTAAAGGGAATATGTGGATTGGAACTTTTTCAAACGGTTTGACTTTTTATGATGTTAATCGAAATATCTTTAAGCATTTTACATTAAGCGAAAATATAAAAAGTTTGAAATCAAATCAGATACAGGCTTTGGCAATTGACGGTGATTCGATTTTATACATCGGAACATTCGGCGGCGGATTGAGTAAACTCAATCTTATAAATTTTTATAAAGATCAAATTCCGGAATTTACAACTTATAAGCATAGTCCGTCGAATAATCATAGCATTAGCGATGATAGAATTTATTCTCTGCATATTGATAAAAATGGAGAACTTTGGATTGGCACTCATGGAAGCGGTTTAAATCTTTTTGATAAAAAGTCATTGACCTTTTCGGGCTATAAAAATGAAAATAATTTGCTTAATGATAATGGAATTATGACAATTACCGAATCTGTTGATAACAAGCTGCTTATCGGAACATTCGGCGGCGGATTGATTTTATTCGATCCTAAAACAAAAATATATACAAATATTAATAAATCTTTGAAACTCGACTGCAACGATGTTTACGGAATTATAGATGATAACAAAAGCGGTTACTGGCTGAGTACAAATAACGGAATTTACAAAATTGAATATGATTTGAAATCATTTGTCAGATACGGGTTGTTGGACGGACTTCAAAGTTTGGAATTCAGCGGAGGAGCATATTTTAAATCAAAGAGCGGAATAATTTATTTCGGCGGAATAAACGGAGTAAATTATTTTAACCCAAACGATATAAAAATAGATAAGTTTGATGCTCCGGTTGTAATTACAAAAATTAAATTGTTTGATAAAATCATTAAAGGTGAAAAAAAGGAATTAATATTTACAAGAGATCAAAATTATTTTTCTTTTGAATTTGCTTCGTTAGATTATAAAAAATCCGGCAAGAACAATTACAAATACATGCTGGAAGGATTAGAAAAAAAATGGAATTACACTTCCGCAGAAAATAGAAAAGTTTATTATACAAATCTTGCGCCGGGTGATTATAAATTTATTGTAACAGGTACAAATAACGATGGTGTTTGGAGTTCGAAATTTGCATCAATTGATATTAAAATATTGGCACCGTTCTGGATGCAATGGTGGTTCATATCATTGCTTATTTTATTGATTGGAGGAATAATTGTATTTTTTATAAATCAAAGAATAAAATACTTGATAGCAATGGATAAACTTAAAACTAATCTTTCGGCTGACCTTCATGATAATGTGGGAGCCGGTTTAACGGAAATTTCCATTTTAAGCGAATTAACCGCCACGGAAGTTTCTGAAGAATCGAATGTTTCTAAAAATTTAACAAAGATAAGTGATCTATCGCGGCAGCTTGTTGAATCTATGAGCGATATTGTTTGGGTCGTGAATCCAAATAGAGATTCATTGTATGAATTGATTGTCCGATTAAAGGATTCTTATTCCGAACTCTTTTTTGAAATGGGAATTACGCTTCAAACTTCCGATCTAGAAAAATTAGTGAATATAAAAATTCCGATGGATGTAAGACAAAATTTATATCTTATACTAAAAGAATCTATTAATAACGCAGTAAAGCATAGCAGCTGCAAAACAATTACTTTGGATATTGCGCAAATCAATAAAAAAATGAAAATTGAAATTACCGACGATGGAAGCGGTTTTAAGCTTAACCAAATAAGGAACGGGAACGGACTATACAACATGCAGCAAAGAGCAGATAAAATTAATTGGAAAATAAGAACTGATTCAGAAATTGGATTGGGTACAAAAGTAACTTTAGAAGGAAAAATTTAAAACATGATTAGTGTTGCGATAATTGAAGATAATGTTATAATTAGAGACGGTTTAGCCGCTTTGATAAATGGGACTAACGGATATAAATGTGTCGGCGCTTATGGCAATTGCGAAAGTTTTCTTGCCGAACTGCCAAAACTTGATTTGGATGTAGCGCTTATGGATATTGCGCTTCCGGGTATAAATGGTATTGAAGGCGTTAAAAAAGCGAAAAAAATCATTCCGGATTTAAATATCTTAATGCTTACAATTTATAAAGAAAGCAAAGTTGTTTTTGAAGCTTTGTGCGCCGGAGCTTGCGGTTATTTAGTTAAAAATACACCGCCCACACGATTGCTAGACGCAATCCGTGAAGTTTACGAAGGCGGCTCTCCAATGAGCAGTATTATTGCAAGACAGGTAATTACCGTATTTCAACAAAACACAATTCCTTCAAAAGCCTCGGAAGATTACGGTCTTTCAGATCGGGAAAAAGAAGTTCTGTTAAAACTTTCGGAAGGGGATAATTATCAGCAAATTGCCGATTTACTTTTTATCAGCGTTGATACAGTAAGACATCACATTAGAAACATTTATAAAAAACTTCACGTACATTCACAATCCGAAGCTGTGGCAAAAGCAATTCGTAAAGGCGTAATTTAACCGCATA from Ignavibacteriota bacterium carries:
- the arcC gene encoding carbamate kinase → MKKKLAVIALGGNALLRGNEIGTIDEQEKNTFDTCKQLVGLIKNDYNLIITHGNGPQVGNILLRNEAGYEKYKIPQMPMDICVADSQGGIGYMIERQLRNVFNEEKIKKNVVTLVTQVLVDKNDPAFENPTKPVGPFYLKEEADLLAKKNNWIFKKDSRNRGWRKVVASPVPLKIMNQEVIRSIANKGTIVIAVGGGGVPVYKHDNGYLEAIEAVIDKDLASSVLAKEIGADKFYIVTDVPKVYINFNKKDQKELGKIKVGEIKKYLDTGEFGSGSMEPKIKAAINFCVSTNNESIITNEESLPIPECGTRISL
- a CDS encoding uracil-xanthine permease is translated as MKNNTSNDIILGMQMLFVAFGALVLVPLLTGMDPSLALFTAGGGTLIFQFITQRKVPIFLASSFAFIAPIQIGIKEFGLGATLGGLASAGLIYVVLSLLVKAKGVQVIEKYLPPIVTGPVIMIIGLNLAPVAVGMTKNFDGSTNLDSTAIIVALFSLFVTIFVVLKGKGIFKLIPIISGIAGGYLLSIILGKVNFQPITDAKWFMIPWIEAINAGTYEFPILNISAILFILPVAIAPAIEHVGDIMAISEISNKDFLEDPGLHRTLLGDGVATIFASVLGGPPNTTYSEVTGAVALIKRFETKLMTIAAIFAISLAFFGKLGGVLKTIPIPVMGGILVLLFGMIAAIGIGTLVKNKIDMSNSRNLVIVAIILVFGIGDMSLGVGNFQLAGIGLAGIIGVLLNIILPKNN
- a CDS encoding DUF5020 family protein, which encodes MKKFTFSILLFIASSIFAQNIQLHYDFGKDRKYFTSTIEMFKPDEYGSTFFFIDFDYNASGNNSIALAYFEIARYLTIPGTGGLAGTIQYNDGTAPWGPLGHIVLAGASYPINLGFVTLNTDLLLRKDYLSEGMDYQLTTVWFKPFFEGKLIFTGFLDLWSGDYWYTDGKELVLLTEPQLWFNVDSHFAVGGEVEISNNFIPLKDKIQINPTLAVKWNF
- a CDS encoding NCS2 family permease, producing MNEFLNFSKYNTSLKTEILAGITTFLATMYIIVVNPAIISATGMPFSGVLTATVLVSAFSSIMMGIYANNPIVLAPGMGLNAFFTFSVVLGMGVKWEVALGAVFWSGIVFIILSVLKVRELIVKAIPKQIRYAIAAGIGLFITFIGFVNAKFIVDNPATLVSITKLNPIIVTFLIGLFITSIMIIKNVKGALIIGIIITTILSIPIGRFYGDASAINYGVPTLVTWKGLMAMPDFSLILKLDFVNSLQFALFPVIFAFLFTDMFDSISTFIGVAEAANITDADGEPRNIKKSLLVDAVSTTISGLFGTSSGTSYIESAAGVEQGGRTGMTAVVAGLLFLPFIFFSPLLSVVPSIATSPALILVGVFMMKPVLKINWSKFDDAIPAFLGMILIPLTYSITQGIIWSFISWTIIKIAIGKREEVSIMLIVIDIFAILALVI